One segment of Anaerolineae bacterium DNA contains the following:
- a CDS encoding glycosyltransferase has protein sequence MRKLLAIMPVMPYPPHQGTNIRNYNLLRHLTDEYTVHLLTFYESSELVVPEPLKKICSVVEAVPAPVHSLFRRFIRLLSSPLPDVVYRKASSQLLERLKELTARYHYDIVHVEGIEVAQYGLWLARRRNNRKPALVFGDQNAEYLLQKRAFETDLRYPRYWGAAFYSLLQWGKLARYEAKVCRTFDRVIAVSEADKDALMKLVPGLEVRVVSNGVDVEFYANFTPHGPPSGEWNPYTLVFTGKMDFRPNVDAVLWFAREILPKVKEQFPQARFYVVGRNPHPRLKALMGREDVVITGYVEDIRPYLAFASVFVVPMRMGGGTRLKILEAMAMKKAVVSTTLGAEGYPFKHELHLLLANDPQSFAEAICRLLRDEGERARLGEEAFKLVNEKYRWEKIIKALKETYRELLES, from the coding sequence ATGAGGAAGCTTTTGGCCATAATGCCTGTAATGCCGTACCCCCCACATCAGGGCACCAACATCCGCAACTATAACCTCCTCCGTCACCTGACCGATGAATACACGGTTCATCTCCTGACTTTTTACGAAAGCTCTGAGCTTGTAGTCCCTGAGCCCTTAAAGAAAATTTGCTCAGTAGTGGAAGCTGTGCCGGCCCCTGTCCATTCTCTGTTCAGACGCTTCATCCGCCTTCTTTCCTCCCCCCTTCCCGATGTAGTCTACCGCAAGGCTTCTTCCCAGCTTCTGGAGCGCCTTAAAGAGCTTACAGCCAGGTATCACTACGACATCGTCCACGTAGAAGGGATAGAAGTTGCTCAATATGGGCTCTGGCTTGCGAGACGGAGGAATAACCGAAAACCAGCCCTCGTATTCGGGGATCAGAATGCAGAATATTTATTGCAGAAAAGAGCTTTTGAAACTGACCTCCGTTACCCCCGCTACTGGGGTGCGGCTTTCTACTCCCTGCTTCAGTGGGGCAAACTGGCACGCTACGAAGCGAAAGTCTGTCGCACCTTTGACCGGGTGATAGCTGTTTCAGAGGCGGATAAAGATGCCCTCATGAAATTGGTGCCGGGGCTTGAGGTTCGTGTTGTCTCCAATGGAGTAGACGTGGAATTTTACGCTAACTTTACCCCTCATGGCCCTCCCTCAGGCGAGTGGAACCCTTATACCCTGGTTTTCACCGGTAAGATGGATTTTCGCCCCAATGTGGATGCAGTCCTCTGGTTTGCCCGCGAAATCCTGCCGAAGGTTAAGGAACAATTTCCTCAGGCTCGCTTCTACGTGGTGGGCAGAAACCCCCATCCCCGATTGAAAGCTCTCATGGGCCGGGAAGATGTGGTAATAACAGGCTATGTGGAAGACATCCGCCCTTACCTCGCTTTTGCCTCCGTCTTCGTAGTCCCGATGCGTATGGGGGGCGGGACGCGGTTGAAAATCCTTGAAGCGATGGCTATGAAAAAAGCGGTGGTTTCCACCACCCTTGGAGCTGAAGGTTATCCCTTCAAACATGAGCTCCACCTTCTCCTGGCTAATGACCCCCAATCCTTTGCTGAAGCTATCTGCCGGCTCCTCAGGGATGAAGGGGAGAGAGCGAGGCTCGGCGAAGAAGCCTTTAAGCTGGTAAACGAGAAATACCGATGGGAGAAGATTATCAAAGCCCTGAAAGAAACCTATCGGGAGCTCCTTGAATCATGA
- a CDS encoding PHP domain-containing protein, with translation MNFYPVDLHVHTSFSDGDLRPEEVVREAKASGIVVLGITDHDNLGGIEEALEEGKALGVEVVPGIEITVGEVEGGERVHILGYFINHRDEGLKSLLQEAIKARVEQKMRQIKLLQELGFNIDVEEVLARARGVPGRLHIAQVLLERNPDRFQNIQQIFDEYLSRKGKAYVRREYYASISEAAEAIHKAGGVAVLAHPGIYRHPDGAEEWLLTLKERGVMGLEVSYTYDKRRPYLGAPPEITEKLILGYSSLASRLGFLKTGGSDFHGNSKGTLLGEKGLTFEEFEELRRAFRR, from the coding sequence ATGAACTTTTACCCGGTGGACCTTCATGTCCATACCTCCTTTTCTGATGGTGATCTTAGGCCCGAAGAGGTGGTTCGGGAAGCGAAGGCTTCGGGGATAGTTGTCCTGGGCATAACGGACCACGATAATCTTGGGGGTATAGAGGAAGCGCTGGAAGAAGGTAAAGCGCTTGGGGTTGAAGTGGTACCGGGGATAGAAATAACTGTGGGGGAAGTAGAGGGAGGGGAGCGGGTTCACATCCTCGGTTATTTCATTAACCATCGCGATGAGGGGTTGAAATCGCTCCTCCAGGAAGCCATTAAAGCTCGAGTGGAGCAAAAGATGCGCCAGATAAAGTTGCTTCAAGAGTTGGGTTTCAATATAGATGTGGAAGAAGTTTTAGCACGGGCCAGGGGGGTCCCGGGCAGGCTCCATATAGCCCAAGTCCTTCTGGAGAGAAACCCCGACCGTTTCCAGAATATCCAGCAAATTTTTGATGAATACCTCTCCCGAAAGGGGAAGGCTTATGTGCGCCGGGAATATTACGCTTCCATAAGCGAGGCAGCGGAAGCCATCCACAAAGCGGGAGGAGTGGCGGTCCTGGCTCATCCCGGAATTTACAGGCATCCCGATGGGGCTGAAGAGTGGCTCCTGACCCTGAAGGAGCGAGGGGTAATGGGTCTTGAGGTTTCGTATACTTACGACAAAAGGCGCCCATATCTGGGTGCACCGCCCGAGATCACGGAAAAGCTTATCTTGGGTTATTCCTCTTTAGCCAGCAGGCTCGGTTTTCTGAAAACTGGCGGATCCGACTTTCACGGCAACAGTAAGGGGACATTGCTTGGAGAAAAAGGCTTAACCTTTGAAGAATTT
- the amrS gene encoding AmmeMemoRadiSam system radical SAM enzyme, which yields MEKEAILQEKVGDKVQCLTCERRCLLQEGQKGWCGTRENRNGAIYTLTYGLVSSLSANPIEKKPLYHFYPGSVALTAGSFSCNFACPWCQNWEISKSPPDPLRARFFSPESFVRETIRWRCQGTSISFNEPTLSLEWSLEVFRLAREKGLYNTFVTNGYMTEEALRLLKEAGLDAMNVDIKGSKEAVEKFCGADVEKVWRNCLLAKAWGIHLEITTLVIPTVNDDEDTLRTIASRIYRELGPETPWHVTAYYPAYRFRIPPTPVRTLERARQIGLEEGLLFVYIGNIPGHPGENTWCPECGSLLIGRFGLSVTSLRLKDGRCPRCGREIPIISGPPGG from the coding sequence GTGGAAAAAGAGGCTATTCTGCAGGAAAAAGTGGGGGATAAAGTTCAGTGTTTAACTTGCGAGAGGCGCTGTCTTCTCCAGGAGGGCCAGAAGGGATGGTGTGGGACAAGGGAAAACCGCAACGGCGCCATATATACTCTCACCTACGGGCTGGTTTCTTCTCTCTCCGCTAATCCCATTGAGAAAAAGCCTCTTTACCATTTCTATCCCGGAAGTGTGGCCTTGACGGCTGGCAGTTTCAGTTGCAATTTTGCCTGTCCCTGGTGCCAGAACTGGGAGATTTCCAAATCGCCGCCGGATCCGCTGCGGGCCCGTTTCTTCTCACCCGAAAGTTTCGTTCGGGAAACTATCCGGTGGCGCTGCCAGGGGACTTCCATAAGCTTCAATGAACCCACCCTTTCGCTAGAGTGGTCGCTGGAGGTGTTCAGGCTGGCCAGGGAAAAAGGCCTCTACAACACCTTTGTCACCAACGGCTATATGACCGAGGAAGCCCTCAGGCTCCTGAAGGAGGCAGGCCTTGATGCTATGAATGTGGATATAAAGGGTAGTAAAGAAGCTGTTGAAAAGTTCTGCGGGGCTGATGTGGAGAAAGTCTGGAGGAATTGCCTTTTAGCCAAGGCTTGGGGAATTCACCTTGAAATCACGACCTTGGTCATTCCTACGGTTAATGACGATGAAGATACTCTCAGGACTATAGCTTCCAGGATCTACCGGGAGTTGGGGCCGGAGACGCCCTGGCACGTTACCGCTTACTATCCCGCCTACCGTTTCCGTATTCCCCCAACTCCCGTAAGGACTCTGGAAAGAGCGCGTCAGATTGGCCTGGAAGAGGGACTTTTGTTCGTTTACATCGGAAATATTCCAGGCCACCCAGGGGAAAACACCTGGTGCCCCGAATGTGGCTCTCTCCTTATTGGGAGGTTCGGCCTTTCGGTTACTTCCTTAAGGCTTAAGGATGGCCGGTGCCCCAGATGCGGGCGAGAAATCCCTATCATCAGTGGACCGCCGGGTGGGTGA
- a CDS encoding glycosyltransferase family 4 protein gives MRIGIDARMAYYSKAGIGRYVINLVKALRELNPPEEFFIFQSRKDRTLLASPPFKTAYLWTPSHHLLEQVTLPLELWPHRLTLLHSPDFIPPFRFPGLSVITVHDLAFLIYPQILTKESIRYYGQIEEAVERADHIIAVSHWTKKDLVERLGVPEAKITVIYEAAEEIYRPINSREAFFKVREFFGLNERFILFVSTIEPRKNVPTLLKAFRILRERCREEVKLVLVGGKGWLSENVFEMVDRLNLRREVLFLGFVPAEKLLYLYNAASLLAHPAIYEGFGLPILEAMACGLPVVASNAASIPEVTGSAAVLVDPEDEEALAAAMRRILKEPEFAQELREKGLKRASIFSWKKTAAQTLEVYRKVLREK, from the coding sequence ATGAGGATAGGAATTGATGCCAGGATGGCTTATTACAGCAAGGCAGGGATAGGACGCTACGTTATCAACCTGGTAAAGGCCTTGAGAGAACTTAACCCTCCGGAGGAATTCTTCATCTTCCAGAGCCGCAAAGATAGAACTTTACTGGCCTCTCCCCCCTTTAAAACGGCTTACCTGTGGACCCCATCTCACCACCTTCTGGAGCAGGTTACCCTTCCCCTTGAGCTCTGGCCCCACAGGCTCACTCTCCTTCATAGTCCCGACTTCATCCCGCCCTTTCGTTTCCCTGGCCTTTCGGTTATAACCGTTCACGACCTGGCCTTTCTGATTTACCCCCAGATATTAACCAAAGAAAGCATACGCTATTATGGGCAAATTGAAGAGGCCGTAGAAAGAGCCGATCACATCATAGCCGTATCTCACTGGACCAAAAAAGACCTGGTAGAGCGCCTGGGAGTTCCGGAAGCCAAGATAACGGTAATTTACGAGGCAGCCGAAGAGATTTATCGCCCTATTAACTCGCGGGAGGCGTTTTTTAAAGTTCGGGAGTTTTTCGGCCTTAACGAACGCTTCATCCTTTTCGTCAGCACGATAGAGCCCCGTAAAAATGTGCCAACACTCCTCAAAGCCTTCAGGATCCTGAGAGAACGGTGCCGGGAAGAGGTAAAACTTGTCCTGGTAGGGGGAAAAGGATGGCTGTCGGAAAACGTTTTCGAAATGGTGGACAGGCTTAATCTTCGCAGAGAAGTCCTTTTCCTGGGCTTTGTTCCTGCCGAAAAGCTCCTCTACCTTTACAATGCAGCCTCCCTCTTAGCCCATCCTGCCATTTACGAAGGCTTCGGCCTGCCCATTCTGGAAGCGATGGCCTGCGGCTTGCCCGTGGTGGCTTCCAACGCCGCCTCCATACCCGAAGTTACTGGAAGCGCAGCCGTACTGGTGGATCCAGAAGATGAAGAGGCCCTGGCCGCAGCCATGAGGCGCATCCTCAAAGAACCTGAGTTCGCCCAGGAGCTCAGGGAGAAAGGCTTAAAGAGGGCTTCCATTTTCTCCTGGAAAAAAACCGCAGCTCAAACCCTGGAAGTTTACCGAAAGGTGCTGAGGGAAAAATGA
- a CDS encoding MBL fold metallo-hydrolase — translation MSSQRLLILGTGASLSSRERDNTSLAFDTPSGILLIDCASNPYRQLLMAGLDPNRLFAIFLTHQHPDHVYGFPSLVHHFIMARRSSTLAVYANFPTLRTAAALLNAFGLRADFLRFFKVSEEKNYTLFEAEDFTLVTTPVRHVVPTLALRVNSRLSSSSFVYSADTGPCPELVALAKEADILIHECSVSRPSQGHTTPAQAAQLAEECGVKKLILIHFWPTMEMEKVYEEASQHFKGEIILARDFLEVEL, via the coding sequence ATGAGTTCTCAAAGGCTTTTAATCTTGGGCACAGGGGCCTCCCTTTCTTCCAGGGAGAGAGATAATACTTCCTTAGCCTTTGACACTCCATCCGGGATACTCCTTATTGATTGCGCCTCCAATCCCTATCGCCAGCTCCTTATGGCGGGGCTTGACCCCAACCGCCTCTTTGCCATTTTCCTGACCCATCAGCATCCCGACCATGTTTACGGTTTTCCTTCCCTGGTGCATCATTTCATAATGGCCCGCCGGAGTTCCACCCTGGCCGTTTACGCCAATTTCCCAACCCTCAGGACGGCCGCTGCCCTTCTCAATGCCTTTGGCCTCAGGGCGGATTTCCTGCGCTTCTTCAAAGTCTCTGAAGAGAAAAACTACACCCTCTTTGAGGCCGAAGATTTTACCCTTGTGACCACCCCGGTGCGCCACGTAGTTCCTACTCTCGCCCTGCGGGTCAATTCCAGGCTGAGCTCTTCTTCTTTCGTTTACTCAGCGGATACGGGGCCTTGCCCGGAACTTGTGGCTCTGGCCAAAGAAGCTGATATCCTGATACATGAGTGCTCGGTCTCAAGGCCCTCCCAGGGTCACACAACCCCGGCTCAAGCAGCTCAACTGGCTGAAGAATGCGGGGTTAAAAAGCTTATACTCATCCATTTCTGGCCCACTATGGAAATGGAAAAGGTCTATGAGGAGGCTTCTCAGCACTTCAAGGGCGAGATTATCCTGGCCAGGGATTTCCTGGAGGTGGAGTTATGA